Genomic DNA from Nitrospirota bacterium:
GACATAATATGAATAATTGGATACTATACGAAGAGCATGCTTATTTGTGATATGGTTCAACACGTAGATTGCTCTTTACCGACTTCACACCACTTACTTCTGTAGATATGTCAATGATTCTTTTTTCTGCGTCCCTGTCCGGAACAACACCTGTAAGTGTGACATTTCCCCTGAACGAGTCAACATTGATCTTGAGGTAATTAAGGGACGGTTCTCTGACAATATGGGCATTGATAGTTGTCGTAATGGAAGCATCGTCTACTATCTCACCGGCTGTTCTCCCTGTCAGGGATGCACATCCTGTGGTGCACATAATGAAAACCGCAAGAAATATGCACAGTAATCGTCTCAAGATACGCTCCTGTAGAATTCTTGTATTTAATGATTTCACGATTCGTTCAACTTGTCAAGATCAGGGTGGTTACATATATAGCATGAAAGCTGCACTCTTGTGCAAATCCGCTTTCTGTAATAGAATACTACTTTCTTTTTTGCGCATATTCCGTGCACGGAAGAATAATAATGAAGATGTATTGGAGTATTCCAGTGACGCTCGATGAACGAATAGAAACGATATTTCCTAAGATTGAAGATGTTCCGGAGAAATTCTTCCTGAAATCATCTGTAAGTCAGAAAGAGTATCTGATCAACGGAGAATTGCGCGTATGGGAGGGTAAGACGCAGGAAGTTCTCTCGCCGATATCATTGGTGACATCATCTGGCCTATCGAAAATAACGCTAGGCAGTTATCCTATTTTGACAGAAAATGAGTCAGCAGAGGCACTTGAGGCTGCAAAAATAGCGTATAACAACGGAAGAGGACTCTGGCCTGCGCTGCCCGTCTATGACCGCATAAATTATATGGAAGGTTTCCTGAAACGGATGAAGAGTAGCAAAAAGGAGATAGTTGCCCTGCTGATGTGGGAAATAGGAAAACCGTTCCATGAGGCAGAAAGGGAGTTTGACAGGACGGTTGACTATATTACGAATAGCGTCGAAGCGATGAAATTCCTTAACAGAACGTCCTCACAGTTTGTCATCGAGAAGGGAATCATCGGTCAGATACGGAGAGCCCCGCTCGGTGTAGTGCTCTGCATGGGGCCGTTCAATTATCCGCTGAATGAAAGCTTTACAACACTCATACCAGCGCTGCTCACGGGAAATACTGTTATCTTCAAACCGCCGAAAAT
This window encodes:
- a CDS encoding BON domain-containing protein codes for the protein MRRLLCIFLAVFIMCTTGCASLTGRTAGEIVDDASITTTINAHIVREPSLNYLKINVDSFRGNVTLTGVVPDRDAEKRIIDISTEVSGVKSVKSNLRVEPYHK